The Pseudoliparis swirei isolate HS2019 ecotype Mariana Trench chromosome 16, NWPU_hadal_v1, whole genome shotgun sequence genome includes a window with the following:
- the ssr1 gene encoding translocon-associated protein subunit alpha isoform X1: MMKFLPKLLLLALLAFPATILMKGPMASAQDLTEDEEAEAADEDAADEDAADEDAVDDAAAEDDEAEVEDDENVELTEEKEDEEEEALVGEVKASPNADTTILFVKGDDFPANNIVKFLLGFSNKGPENFVVESLDASFRYPQDYQFYIQNFTALQLGTEVPASRQATFEYSFIPAEPMGGRPFGLVINLNYKDANGNVFQDAVFNQTVTVTEREDGLDGETIFLYVFLSGLSLLVVVGLHQLMESRKRRRPAQKVEMGTSSHNDVDLSWIPQETLNQIMQSRRDKASPKRSPRKRSQKRSVGSDE, from the exons GGCCGATGGCGAGCGCCCAGGACCTGACTGAGGACGAGGAGGCCGAGGCCGCGGACGAAGACGCCGCGGACGAAGACGCCGCGGACGAAGACGCCGTGGACGACGCGGCGGCCGAGGACGACGAGGCTGAGGTGGAGGACGACGAGAACGTGGAGCTG acggaagaaaaagaagacgaggaggaggaagcactGGTGGGAGAGGTGAAGGCTTCCCCCAACGCCGACACCACCATCCTCTTCGTCAAAGGAGACG ACTTCCCCGCCAACAACATCGTGAAGTTCCTGCTCGGCTTCAGCAACAAGGGCCCCGAGAACTTCGTGGTGGAGTCTCTGGACGCGTCGTTCCGTTACCCGCAG gactACCAGTTCTACATCCAGAACTTCACGGCGCTGCAGCTCGGCACCGAGGTCCCGGCCAGCCGGCAGGCCACCTTCGAGTACTCCTTCATCCCCGCGGAGCCCATGGGGGGGCGGCCCTTCGGCCTCGTCATCAACCTCAACTACAAGGACGCCAAT ggAAACGTTTTCCAGGACGCCGTCTTCAACCAGACGGTCACGGTGACGGAGCGCGAGGACGGGCTGGACGGAGAGAC GATCTTCCTCTACGTCTTCCTCTCCGGTCTCAGTCTGCTGGTCGTCGTTGGCCTCCACCAGCTGATGGAGTCCAGAAag AGGAGACGTCCGGCCCAGAAGGTGGAGATGGGAACGTCGAGCCACAACGACGTCGACCTGAGCTGGATCCCTCAGGAGACCCTCAACCAGATCA TGCAGAGTCGCAGAg acaAAGCGTCTCCCAAGAGATCTCCTCGCAAGAGGAGTCAGAAGCGCTCGGTCGGCTCGGACGAGTGA
- the ssr1 gene encoding translocon-associated protein subunit alpha isoform X2 → MMKFLPKLLLLALLAFPATILMKGPMASAQDLTEDEEAEAADEDAADEDAADEDAVDDAAAEDDEAEVEDDENVELTEEKEDEEEEALVGEVKASPNADTTILFVKGDDFPANNIVKFLLGFSNKGPENFVVESLDASFRYPQDYQFYIQNFTALQLGTEVPASRQATFEYSFIPAEPMGGRPFGLVINLNYKDANGNVFQDAVFNQTVTVTEREDGLDGETIFLYVFLSGLSLLVVVGLHQLMESRKRRRPAQKVEMGTSSHNDVDLSWIPQETLNQINKASPKRSPRKRSQKRSVGSDE, encoded by the exons GGCCGATGGCGAGCGCCCAGGACCTGACTGAGGACGAGGAGGCCGAGGCCGCGGACGAAGACGCCGCGGACGAAGACGCCGCGGACGAAGACGCCGTGGACGACGCGGCGGCCGAGGACGACGAGGCTGAGGTGGAGGACGACGAGAACGTGGAGCTG acggaagaaaaagaagacgaggaggaggaagcactGGTGGGAGAGGTGAAGGCTTCCCCCAACGCCGACACCACCATCCTCTTCGTCAAAGGAGACG ACTTCCCCGCCAACAACATCGTGAAGTTCCTGCTCGGCTTCAGCAACAAGGGCCCCGAGAACTTCGTGGTGGAGTCTCTGGACGCGTCGTTCCGTTACCCGCAG gactACCAGTTCTACATCCAGAACTTCACGGCGCTGCAGCTCGGCACCGAGGTCCCGGCCAGCCGGCAGGCCACCTTCGAGTACTCCTTCATCCCCGCGGAGCCCATGGGGGGGCGGCCCTTCGGCCTCGTCATCAACCTCAACTACAAGGACGCCAAT ggAAACGTTTTCCAGGACGCCGTCTTCAACCAGACGGTCACGGTGACGGAGCGCGAGGACGGGCTGGACGGAGAGAC GATCTTCCTCTACGTCTTCCTCTCCGGTCTCAGTCTGCTGGTCGTCGTTGGCCTCCACCAGCTGATGGAGTCCAGAAag AGGAGACGTCCGGCCCAGAAGGTGGAGATGGGAACGTCGAGCCACAACGACGTCGACCTGAGCTGGATCCCTCAGGAGACCCTCAACCAGATCA acaAAGCGTCTCCCAAGAGATCTCCTCGCAAGAGGAGTCAGAAGCGCTCGGTCGGCTCGGACGAGTGA